In Bacillus sp. Marseille-Q1617, a genomic segment contains:
- a CDS encoding cytochrome d ubiquinol oxidase subunit II: MTQVLIAITILWGFVFIYAVMATMDFGAGFWSMLYINHDKTKATNIANRYLSPTWEVTNTFIVALVVAVYSLFPGAAYSLGTVLLVPGSLILLLLAIRSAFLVFSHVADDYRKPLTYITGITGLLIPGLLISVLPISHGPYIDFEDGQTLLLGKLFTSPHEYAFFGFAVASTLFLSSLLLADYSKASREFEAYKVYRRDAMIIGPISVLMAFLIMVTMKNEANWIYERMMEDLTILLISLLGFLVAGAALFLPTNKEGMKGMPRVAVVAVTFQYVLASYVYGNAHLPYIIYPEVTIQSGFTDPNSFRAVFITYIVGFIILFPGFVYFWSLFMNDKRYLQKKS; this comes from the coding sequence ATGACTCAGGTATTAATCGCAATTACGATCCTATGGGGTTTCGTATTTATATATGCCGTAATGGCTACGATGGATTTCGGGGCGGGCTTCTGGTCGATGCTTTATATCAACCACGACAAAACAAAAGCAACCAATATCGCCAATCGTTATCTCTCCCCGACGTGGGAAGTGACGAACACGTTCATCGTCGCCCTTGTCGTGGCGGTATACAGCTTATTCCCCGGTGCGGCCTATTCTCTCGGTACCGTCCTTTTGGTGCCGGGGAGTTTGATCCTCCTCCTGCTTGCGATCCGGAGCGCCTTTCTTGTCTTTTCGCATGTGGCAGATGATTACCGTAAACCACTGACCTATATCACCGGCATAACGGGGCTATTGATACCTGGTCTTTTAATCAGCGTTCTGCCGATTTCGCATGGTCCTTATATTGACTTTGAGGACGGACAGACACTGCTGTTGGGCAAGCTTTTTACCAGTCCCCATGAATATGCGTTCTTTGGGTTTGCCGTAGCGAGTACATTGTTTCTTTCATCGCTTTTGTTAGCGGACTACTCCAAAGCGTCAAGGGAATTTGAGGCATATAAGGTATACAGAAGGGATGCGATGATCATCGGTCCCATATCCGTTTTGATGGCTTTTCTCATCATGGTCACAATGAAAAATGAAGCAAACTGGATTTATGAACGTATGATGGAGGACTTGACGATCCTGCTGATTTCCCTGCTCGGCTTTTTAGTTGCAGGTGCAGCACTGTTCCTGCCCACCAATAAAGAGGGGATGAAAGGAATGCCGCGTGTAGCAGTGGTGGCCGTTACGTTTCAATATGTATTGGCAAGCTATGTCTACGGTAATGCTCATCTTCCTTATATCATTTATCCGGAAGTGACGATTCAGTCTGGTTTTACAGATCCGAATTCATTCCGGGCGGTTTTCATCACTTATATTGTCGGGTTCATCATTCTTTTCCCGGGGTTTGTATACTTCTGGAGTCTGTTCATGAACGACAAACGGTATTTACAGAAAAAGAGTTAA
- a CDS encoding cytochrome ubiquinol oxidase subunit I has protein sequence MDELVLARSLFGTTMAFHIIFATLGVGIPLMILVAEIMYQRTNDLDYSVMAKRWTKAFAVLLGVGIPTGTIAGVQLSLLWPGFMEVIGRVMALPFQIEIYAFFIEALFMSIYVYAANRIAPWMRIISLILVAIGGLASAVLITNVHAFEGTPAGFNIVDGEITNVDPWKAFFNPSFFVTAGHVALSAYVVGSFTIASVAAFKMLRTPFGSRVYKFHGKALMICLFVGGVFAFFTAINGHESAQMLHEYQPEKLAAAEGLFETQTHAPLAIGGFTDREEQEVKWGIEIPWALSFLAGNSFDTEVIGLNDFPEEYWPPLFVHTLFNAMVAIGSLLILLALVAYVWKKLLKKDRYPKWMMWLFVAGGPLSILAIEFGWIFACTGRQPWTIYRILSTEDSVTTTGNIAVLFILFVTVYAILAVAVVLVLLYYFKRNPPQKDLDKAESKEIPLST, from the coding sequence ATGGATGAATTAGTACTAGCCCGATCTTTATTCGGCACGACAATGGCGTTTCACATTATTTTTGCGACGCTGGGAGTCGGGATCCCGCTGATGATCCTTGTAGCGGAAATTATGTATCAACGCACAAACGATTTGGATTATTCAGTTATGGCGAAGCGCTGGACGAAGGCATTCGCCGTGCTTCTCGGAGTAGGTATTCCGACAGGGACGATTGCTGGCGTGCAATTATCGCTGCTGTGGCCCGGTTTTATGGAGGTCATTGGACGAGTGATGGCCCTGCCTTTTCAAATTGAAATTTATGCCTTCTTCATAGAAGCTCTTTTTATGTCCATTTATGTATACGCGGCAAATCGGATTGCCCCTTGGATGCGGATCATCAGTTTGATCCTTGTGGCAATCGGTGGACTGGCATCGGCTGTCTTGATCACCAATGTGCATGCATTTGAAGGGACACCGGCCGGCTTCAATATCGTCGACGGTGAAATCACGAATGTCGACCCTTGGAAAGCATTTTTCAACCCAAGCTTCTTTGTGACGGCCGGGCATGTCGCTCTTTCTGCTTACGTCGTCGGATCTTTCACGATTGCGTCAGTCGCTGCATTCAAAATGCTCCGCACACCATTCGGGTCGAGAGTCTATAAGTTTCATGGTAAAGCACTGATGATTTGTTTATTCGTAGGAGGGGTCTTCGCGTTCTTCACCGCGATCAATGGACATGAATCCGCTCAGATGCTTCACGAATATCAGCCTGAAAAGCTGGCAGCTGCAGAAGGGCTGTTCGAAACACAGACACATGCCCCGCTTGCCATTGGAGGGTTTACGGACCGGGAAGAACAGGAAGTGAAATGGGGAATCGAAATTCCTTGGGCACTGAGCTTCCTTGCGGGGAACAGCTTTGATACCGAAGTGATCGGCTTGAATGATTTTCCTGAGGAATACTGGCCGCCGCTTTTCGTTCATACCCTGTTCAACGCAATGGTCGCCATCGGTTCATTGTTGATTCTTCTTGCTCTGGTTGCCTATGTATGGAAGAAACTCTTGAAGAAGGATCGTTATCCGAAGTGGATGATGTGGCTCTTTGTGGCTGGAGGACCTCTTTCCATCCTGGCCATTGAGTTCGGCTGGATTTTTGCCTGTACCGGCAGACAGCCCTGGACCATTTACCGGATTTTAAGTACAGAGGATTCGGTCACGACCACAGGGAACATTGCCGTTCTGTTTATACTATTTGTCACTGTGTATGCCATTTTAGCAGTGGCTGTAGTGCTTGTATTACTTTATTACTTCAAACGCAATCCGCCGCAAAAAGATCTTGATAAAGCTGAAAGCAAGGAAATTCCGTTGTCCACTTAA
- a CDS encoding metal ABC transporter solute-binding protein, Zn/Mn family, giving the protein MNYIRKSLLLLIVLLLSACGTSPDEKGAKDGKLDVYTTVYPLEDFTKKIGGEHVEVKSIYPPGADEHTFEPSQKDMIKMAEGDVFFYVGMGLEGFVEKSKTILENEDVTVVPTSEKIDLEHSGEEHGHEEEGHSDDSHEEESHGEDEHGHEHDTDPHIWLNPEYSKQMAEVIASTLAKEMPEHKEDFQKNLKELNGELNALDAEFMKMAEAAPKKTFYVSHAAYSYWEERYGLHQEAIAGLNTSDEPSQQELKKIIEKGKEDKIQYILFEQNVSSRLTEVVQKELGAESLKLHNLSVLTEEDRDEDEDYFSLMRKNIETLKKALQ; this is encoded by the coding sequence TTGAACTATATTCGCAAAAGCTTGTTATTATTAATTGTCTTACTTCTCTCAGCGTGCGGAACTTCTCCTGATGAAAAGGGAGCAAAGGATGGTAAACTCGATGTCTATACAACGGTTTATCCGCTTGAGGATTTCACTAAGAAAATCGGGGGAGAACATGTAGAAGTCAAAAGCATTTATCCTCCAGGAGCTGATGAGCACACGTTCGAACCTTCCCAAAAAGATATGATCAAAATGGCCGAAGGAGATGTCTTTTTTTACGTTGGGATGGGCCTCGAAGGATTTGTCGAAAAGTCTAAGACCATATTGGAAAATGAAGATGTTACTGTGGTACCCACAAGTGAGAAAATAGATTTGGAACATTCAGGAGAGGAACATGGGCATGAGGAAGAAGGACATTCTGATGACAGCCACGAGGAAGAATCGCATGGTGAGGATGAACATGGGCATGAACATGACACTGATCCCCACATCTGGCTGAATCCTGAATACTCCAAACAAATGGCCGAAGTCATTGCGAGTACGTTAGCCAAGGAAATGCCCGAACATAAAGAAGATTTTCAAAAGAATCTGAAGGAGTTGAACGGTGAGCTTAATGCATTGGATGCCGAATTCATGAAGATGGCTGAGGCTGCACCGAAGAAAACGTTCTATGTTTCACACGCTGCATACAGCTACTGGGAAGAGCGATACGGTCTCCATCAGGAAGCCATTGCGGGATTGAATACATCTGATGAACCTTCTCAGCAGGAATTGAAGAAAATCATTGAAAAAGGAAAAGAAGATAAGATTCAGTATATTTTATTTGAACAAAATGTTTCATCCCGTTTGACTGAAGTCGTTCAGAAGGAACTGGGAGCTGAATCACTCAAGCTTCATAACCTCTCTGTTTTGACAGAAGAAGATCGTGATGAGGATGAAGATTATTTTTCACTGATGCGAAAGAATATTGAAACACTGAAAAAGGCTCTGCAGTAA
- the yidD gene encoding membrane protein insertion efficiency factor YidD: MKRALLLLFRFYQVVISPIKPPTCRFYPTCSHYGIKAVGRFGAIRGSFLTMKRILKCHPFHPGGIDHVPEEWPSRNKKHKD; this comes from the coding sequence ATGAAACGCGCGTTGCTTTTACTGTTCCGATTTTATCAAGTCGTGATATCACCGATAAAACCTCCTACCTGCCGATTTTATCCCACTTGCTCTCATTACGGGATCAAGGCAGTCGGAAGATTCGGCGCTATACGCGGCAGCTTTCTCACAATGAAACGAATCCTTAAATGCCACCCCTTCCACCCCGGCGGAATTGATCACGTCCCGGAAGAATGGCCTTCCAGGAATAAAAAGCACAAAGACTAG
- a CDS encoding S-ribosylhomocysteine lyase produces MPSVESFELDHNAVKAPYVRHCGVHKVGSDGLVNKFDIRFSQPNKQAMKPDSIHTLEHLLAFTIRKYAEPYAHFDIIDISPMGCQTGYYLVVSGEPEVEEIIDLLEATMKEAVEIEEIPAANEKQCGQAKLHDLEGAKKLMRYWLSQSKEDLKQVFA; encoded by the coding sequence ATGCCATCAGTAGAAAGCTTTGAATTAGATCATAATGCGGTAAAGGCACCGTATGTCAGACATTGTGGAGTTCATAAAGTAGGAAGCGACGGTCTTGTGAATAAATTCGATATCCGTTTTAGTCAACCGAACAAACAGGCGATGAAACCTGACTCCATTCATACACTGGAGCATTTACTTGCGTTTACCATCCGTAAATATGCAGAGCCATATGCTCACTTTGATATTATTGATATATCGCCGATGGGCTGCCAGACAGGTTATTATCTGGTTGTCAGCGGTGAGCCTGAAGTGGAGGAAATCATCGATCTATTGGAAGCGACCATGAAAGAAGCAGTCGAAATCGAAGAGATTCCTGCAGCAAACGAGAAGCAGTGCGGACAGGCTAAGCTTCATGATTTAGAGGGAGCAAAGAAATTAATGAGATACTGGCTGAGTCAGAGTAAAGAAGACTTGAAGCAGGTTTTTGCTTAA
- the ytzI gene encoding YtzI protein codes for MSLTLLMIIAVAVCILVIFVSALTTSKAYTTVKHTVDPIENNPHLKHMEAKKADSELKPKE; via the coding sequence GTGTCATTAACGCTTTTAATGATCATCGCTGTCGCTGTATGCATATTAGTGATATTTGTTAGTGCCCTGACGACATCCAAAGCATATACTACAGTTAAACATACCGTCGATCCAATTGAAAATAATCCTCACCTGAAGCATATGGAAGCAAAGAAAGCCGACTCGGAATTGAAACCAAAGGAATAA
- a CDS encoding polyribonucleotide nucleotidyltransferase, with the protein MNVSSIMGKQVAELQRTLSMNLLKSQMSTQAAHVTVMLQDMQEATAAPHPSKGHSIDVMG; encoded by the coding sequence ATGAATGTATCCTCCATAATGGGAAAGCAGGTAGCAGAGCTTCAGCGGACGCTTAGTATGAATTTGCTTAAGAGCCAGATGTCCACCCAGGCTGCGCACGTCACGGTGATGCTTCAGGATATGCAGGAGGCAACTGCTGCACCGCATCCGAGCAAGGGACATAGTATTGATGTAATGGGGTAA
- a CDS encoding DUF6154 family protein, producing MKLIEEIYEMYRGRIKGTDEDLDLIALTILEDTSRNEIIELIQEMETEELEYFLRLYIFETLKEKWSKSEERVRLERKSLH from the coding sequence ATGAAGTTGATTGAAGAAATCTATGAAATGTACCGCGGCAGAATCAAAGGTACAGATGAAGACTTAGACCTCATTGCCCTTACGATTTTAGAAGATACTTCCAGGAACGAAATCATTGAATTGATCCAGGAAATGGAAACAGAAGAATTGGAGTATTTCCTTCGACTATACATATTTGAAACGTTAAAAGAAAAATGGTCCAAAAGTGAAGAACGAGTAAGATTGGAACGGAAAAGCCTTCACTGA
- a CDS encoding hydrolase, with protein MDERHDYYIEVATGEISRSSTDSSWNFKISATDEEITRLREIFDSSHSIDWQNFYRAHVPYIQYHFDRENDAYDENLHRVYAMIHELGDEDARKHIESMGILDHPAP; from the coding sequence TTGGACGAACGTCATGATTATTACATCGAGGTAGCCACAGGTGAAATTTCAAGAAGCTCGACTGATTCTTCATGGAACTTTAAAATTTCGGCAACGGACGAAGAAATCACAAGATTGAGGGAGATTTTTGATTCAAGTCATTCGATCGACTGGCAGAATTTCTATCGTGCACATGTGCCATATATACAGTATCACTTTGACCGTGAGAATGATGCTTACGATGAAAATCTTCATAGGGTGTATGCCATGATCCATGAACTCGGTGATGAGGATGCAAGAAAACATATCGAGAGTATGGGGATTCTCGATCATCCAGCTCCATAA
- the ytkD gene encoding RNA deprotection pyrophosphohydrolase — MEQFIDANGLKVELAFQQHFFGQESHHVLVICRYRDKWLLTQHKKRGLEFPGGKREKGETLEEAAIRETYEETGGVIKDPVFVGEYKVFDQTPFVKTIFFAEADELVRKEDYLETYGCKLWEGDLADMQTHPEFSFIMKDKVVVSALKHLNLMT; from the coding sequence ATGGAACAATTTATCGATGCCAATGGATTAAAAGTGGAACTTGCATTTCAACAACATTTTTTTGGACAGGAGTCCCATCATGTTTTGGTCATTTGCCGATACCGCGATAAATGGCTGTTAACACAGCATAAAAAGCGGGGACTTGAGTTTCCCGGCGGCAAGCGTGAAAAAGGGGAAACACTTGAAGAAGCGGCGATCCGGGAAACGTACGAAGAAACCGGGGGAGTGATCAAAGATCCCGTTTTTGTAGGGGAATACAAGGTCTTTGATCAAACACCATTTGTGAAGACCATATTCTTTGCGGAGGCTGACGAATTGGTAAGAAAAGAGGATTACCTGGAAACATACGGATGTAAGTTATGGGAAGGTGATCTGGCAGATATGCAGACACACCCCGAATTCAGTTTTATCATGAAAGACAAAGTGGTGGTATCGGCTCTGAAACACTTAAACCTTATGACTTGA
- a CDS encoding ABC transporter permease, with protein MNQETLKQKHAEYIQSLKKEQRWVWFYQSLIFLVFFSMWEISSRNSWVDPLIFSSPSKIWALFLDKAADGSLLANLSVTLGETILGFILGTLLGTLLAALLWWSPFLSRVLDPYLVIMNAMPKVALGPILIVGLGPGFTSIIAMGTVISVIITTIVVYTSFKEVDPNYLKVMKTFGAKRGQMFKEVILPASFPTIISTLKVNVGLSWVGVIVGEFLVSAKGLGYMIIYGFQVFNFTLVLLSLLVIAVFATIMYKIVEQLEKKWIKS; from the coding sequence TTGAATCAGGAAACCCTTAAACAGAAGCATGCCGAATACATTCAATCCCTGAAAAAAGAACAGCGCTGGGTATGGTTCTATCAGTCTCTCATCTTCCTTGTTTTCTTCAGCATGTGGGAAATATCGAGCCGAAACAGCTGGGTCGATCCGTTAATCTTCAGCTCGCCTTCAAAGATTTGGGCACTTTTCTTGGATAAAGCAGCAGATGGGAGCCTCCTTGCCAATTTATCAGTGACACTGGGAGAGACAATTCTCGGTTTTATCCTAGGTACACTGCTCGGAACACTGTTAGCTGCACTCCTTTGGTGGTCACCTTTCCTGTCAAGAGTACTGGATCCGTACCTTGTCATCATGAACGCAATGCCGAAAGTGGCCCTTGGTCCGATTCTGATCGTCGGACTTGGCCCGGGCTTCACTTCGATCATCGCGATGGGAACGGTCATCTCCGTCATCATCACCACCATCGTCGTATATACCTCTTTTAAAGAGGTGGATCCTAACTACTTGAAGGTCATGAAGACATTCGGAGCTAAAAGGGGCCAGATGTTCAAAGAGGTCATCCTTCCCGCTTCCTTCCCGACGATCATCTCCACGTTGAAAGTAAACGTCGGTTTATCCTGGGTGGGGGTCATTGTAGGTGAATTCCTCGTGTCGGCAAAGGGACTCGGATATATGATCATCTATGGGTTCCAGGTGTTCAATTTCACCCTTGTGCTTCTCTCTCTGCTTGTGATCGCTGTATTTGCCACGATTATGTATAAGATTGTAGAACAACTTGAAAAGAAGTGGATCAAGTCATAA
- a CDS encoding ABC transporter ATP-binding protein: MNFLSLDTIHHTYFSPKTATNALSNISFDVNEGEFISFIGPSGCGKTTLLSIIAGLIKPTEGKVLLHGKPVNSEKNQMGYMLQQDYLFPWKTIEENIFIGLKIMESLTKEKKREAYELLEKLGLSGVASSYPRELSGGMRQRVALIRTLITEPKILLLDEPFSALDYQTKLKLEDLIFTTLKSLNKTALLVTHDIGEAIAMSDRIILFASKPGRVHRVFEVPRELRELTPLTVRNHEAYPPYFQTIWKELENLESGNP; encoded by the coding sequence GTGAATTTTCTGTCCCTTGACACGATTCATCACACTTATTTTTCCCCTAAAACGGCCACCAATGCCTTATCTAACATTTCATTCGATGTGAATGAAGGAGAGTTCATCTCTTTTATCGGACCGAGCGGATGCGGGAAAACTACTCTTCTTTCAATCATCGCAGGACTCATCAAGCCGACAGAAGGAAAGGTTCTCCTGCACGGCAAACCAGTCAATTCCGAAAAAAATCAGATGGGATATATGCTTCAGCAAGATTATTTGTTTCCATGGAAAACGATTGAGGAGAATATCTTCATAGGGTTGAAGATCATGGAGAGCTTAACAAAAGAGAAGAAGCGTGAAGCGTATGAATTACTGGAGAAACTCGGCCTCTCCGGGGTGGCATCTTCGTATCCAAGAGAGCTTTCGGGCGGGATGCGGCAGCGGGTCGCCCTGATTCGTACATTGATTACGGAACCGAAAATCCTGCTTTTGGATGAGCCGTTTTCAGCACTCGATTATCAAACGAAATTAAAGCTCGAAGATCTTATCTTTACCACCTTGAAGTCTCTGAATAAAACCGCCTTGCTCGTCACCCATGATATCGGTGAAGCGATTGCGATGAGTGACCGGATCATTCTGTTCGCCTCAAAGCCGGGCAGGGTACACAGGGTGTTTGAGGTTCCACGGGAGTTAAGGGAACTAACGCCGTTGACCGTGAGGAACCATGAGGCATATCCCCCTTATTTTCAAACGATATGGAAGGAGCTTGAGAACCTTGAATCAGGAAACCCTTAA
- a CDS encoding ABC transporter substrate-binding protein, whose product MKKWSRIVFTLLLTTVLTIGLTACGSEKNELEKVRVAEVTRSIFYAPQYVAIEKGFFKEEGLDIELTTTWGGDKTMTTLLSDGADIALVGSETSIYVHAQGSDDPVINFAQLTQTDGTFLVSREKVENFEWDQLKGSTFLGQRKGGMPQMVGEFVLKQHGIDPHNDLNLIQNIDFANIANAFASGTGDYVQLFEPTASIFEKEGKGHIVASFGTESGHVPYTTFMAKDSYIKENQDDIEKFTKALHKAQKWVQESSPEEIAEVIEPYFEDTELDIIVTVVDRYKSQGSFATDPILDSAEWDNLQSIMEEAGELPEQVDHETLVNTSVAEKVSE is encoded by the coding sequence ATGAAAAAATGGAGTCGAATCGTCTTCACCCTTCTCTTGACCACAGTACTCACCATCGGCTTGACAGCATGCGGAAGCGAAAAGAATGAGCTGGAAAAAGTACGCGTGGCAGAAGTTACCCGTTCCATCTTCTATGCTCCCCAATATGTTGCAATTGAAAAAGGCTTTTTTAAAGAGGAAGGCCTCGATATTGAACTCACCACCACATGGGGCGGGGATAAGACGATGACCACTTTACTATCCGATGGGGCAGATATCGCGCTTGTCGGTTCTGAAACATCCATTTACGTCCATGCGCAAGGGTCCGATGATCCCGTCATCAACTTTGCCCAGCTCACACAAACAGACGGTACCTTCCTGGTATCGCGTGAAAAAGTGGAAAACTTTGAATGGGACCAGCTGAAAGGCTCCACTTTCCTGGGTCAGCGTAAAGGCGGCATGCCACAGATGGTCGGAGAATTTGTGCTTAAACAGCACGGAATCGATCCCCATAATGATCTGAACCTGATCCAGAATATCGATTTCGCCAACATCGCCAACGCCTTTGCATCAGGAACAGGTGATTATGTGCAGCTGTTCGAACCAACTGCATCGATTTTTGAAAAAGAAGGGAAAGGACATATCGTCGCTTCCTTCGGTACAGAATCCGGCCATGTCCCTTACACTACCTTCATGGCAAAGGACAGTTATATAAAAGAGAACCAAGATGACATCGAAAAGTTCACAAAGGCTCTTCACAAAGCCCAGAAGTGGGTGCAAGAAAGCTCCCCTGAAGAAATCGCCGAAGTCATCGAACCGTATTTCGAGGATACTGAATTAGACATCATCGTAACCGTGGTGGACCGCTATAAATCACAAGGCTCCTTCGCAACAGATCCGATTCTGGATTCAGCAGAATGGGATAATCTGCAAAGTATCATGGAGGAAGCGGGAGAACTGCCGGAGCAAGTAGACCATGAGACACTCGTGAACACATCGGTTGCTGAGAAAGTGAGTGAATAG
- a CDS encoding S9 family peptidase: MINGTIVKKTLFPSPNPHVELYEIVYLSGGLRVKGLLAQPVQEGEYDGFLYLRGGIKGVGMVRPARIAQFAQQGFIVFAPFYRGNRGGEGNEDFAGDDREDALSAYQLLKQYKRVHNQRIHVFGFSRGGVMALFTGIERKDVTSIVTWGGVSDMFLTYEERKDLRRMMKRVIGGSPNKYPERYEWRTPLYEIEGISAPVLIIHGKKDHNVSIDHAYRLEKRLKEAGKSVESYYFSDFTHYFPPLKNREIVSMLCGWMKKQK; the protein is encoded by the coding sequence ATGATAAACGGAACAATTGTGAAAAAGACGTTATTTCCATCCCCGAACCCGCATGTCGAGCTCTATGAAATCGTCTATTTGTCAGGAGGTCTGCGAGTGAAAGGGCTGCTTGCACAGCCGGTACAAGAAGGAGAGTATGATGGCTTTCTGTATTTAAGAGGCGGAATTAAAGGAGTGGGGATGGTGCGTCCCGCCCGGATTGCCCAATTTGCCCAGCAAGGATTTATCGTGTTCGCGCCATTTTACCGCGGGAACCGTGGCGGGGAAGGGAATGAAGATTTTGCGGGGGATGACCGTGAAGATGCCTTGTCCGCATATCAGCTGCTCAAACAATACAAACGCGTACATAACCAGCGGATCCATGTCTTCGGTTTTTCCAGGGGAGGGGTCATGGCACTCTTCACCGGCATTGAAAGGAAAGACGTCACTTCCATCGTCACTTGGGGAGGGGTATCCGATATGTTCCTGACCTATGAAGAGCGGAAAGACCTTCGCAGGATGATGAAGAGGGTGATCGGCGGCAGTCCGAATAAATATCCTGAACGCTATGAGTGGCGGACCCCGCTGTATGAAATTGAAGGAATCTCAGCTCCTGTCCTGATCATTCACGGAAAAAAAGATCACAACGTTTCGATCGATCATGCATATAGATTAGAAAAAAGGCTGAAAGAGGCCGGGAAATCCGTTGAGTCATATTATTTTTCAGATTTCACGCATTATTTTCCCCCGCTGAAAAACCGTGAAATTGTCTCTATGCTTTGTGGTTGGATGAAAAAACAGAAGTAA
- a CDS encoding DUF2584 domain-containing protein, translated as MGMGLELNTTLVTKGKEVRKEDNLFQLQKDGYRLYPMHTPIEIRTTKKSHSRGYARIEKIQWHEGRTTISYKLISLNRTN; from the coding sequence ATGGGAATGGGGCTCGAGCTTAATACCACGCTTGTCACGAAAGGGAAAGAGGTCAGAAAGGAAGACAATCTTTTTCAATTGCAAAAAGACGGTTACCGCTTATATCCGATGCACACTCCAATCGAAATTCGGACGACAAAGAAAAGCCATTCAAGGGGATATGCACGTATAGAAAAGATACAATGGCATGAAGGAAGGACAACGATTTCTTACAAACTGATATCGCTGAATAGGACCAATTAA
- a CDS encoding CBO0543 family protein: MIEKYDSVHSGLMRAAKLNIDYWMEYNFLTLKWWIIVVLMIGLWVKILKLVDRQQLPRVLFLGMVWIIAAANLDGFGFELGFWGYPTELLPIYPKAYFFDYALIPVSYMFIYYHFPKGKAFFIANMVLAGGASFISEPFFRWLDYYKAYHWEPWWSFVIYFPLSYIIRWFVEKIFKVLPER, translated from the coding sequence ATGATTGAAAAGTATGACAGCGTTCATAGTGGGTTAATGAGAGCGGCAAAATTAAATATCGACTATTGGATGGAATATAATTTCCTTACTCTGAAGTGGTGGATCATTGTCGTCTTAATGATCGGCCTCTGGGTGAAGATATTGAAGTTGGTGGATCGGCAGCAGCTGCCGAGGGTCCTTTTTCTCGGGATGGTTTGGATCATAGCTGCGGCGAATCTGGATGGATTTGGGTTTGAATTGGGTTTTTGGGGATATCCAACCGAACTCTTACCGATTTATCCAAAGGCCTATTTTTTTGATTACGCCTTGATTCCTGTCAGCTATATGTTCATTTATTATCATTTTCCGAAGGGGAAGGCATTCTTCATCGCCAATATGGTGTTAGCGGGCGGGGCTTCGTTTATCAGTGAGCCATTTTTTAGATGGCTTGATTATTACAAGGCTTATCATTGGGAACCGTGGTGGTCATTCGTGATCTATTTCCCCCTCTCGTATATCATTCGCTGGTTTGTGGAAAAAATCTTTAAGGTTCTTCCCGAACGATAA
- a CDS encoding biotin transporter BioY translates to MNGEKLRMIIQCSIFAAITGIFAQIEIPLPLVPISGQTLAVGITATILGSRYGAFAMIGYAALGAVGVPVFAGFSGGAQVLVGPTGGYIFGFIAAAFITGLILEKTKFNLTMAMIANTAGMVITLLLGTIQLKYVADLSWAQAMAAGVYPFIVVGLIKAFLASWIGITVRKRLVQAKLIQGSQEAAA, encoded by the coding sequence ATGAATGGGGAAAAATTAAGAATGATCATCCAATGCAGTATTTTTGCTGCAATAACAGGGATTTTTGCGCAGATTGAAATTCCGCTTCCGCTTGTCCCGATCAGCGGGCAGACTTTGGCGGTAGGGATTACAGCGACGATTCTCGGAAGTAGATACGGAGCTTTTGCCATGATTGGCTATGCCGCACTTGGAGCGGTCGGGGTGCCGGTATTTGCCGGGTTCAGCGGGGGAGCGCAGGTGCTTGTCGGCCCTACCGGCGGCTACATTTTCGGGTTCATTGCAGCGGCATTTATTACAGGATTGATCTTAGAAAAGACGAAATTCAACCTTACAATGGCCATGATCGCAAACACAGCAGGGATGGTCATCACCCTGTTACTTGGTACAATCCAATTGAAATATGTGGCCGATCTGAGCTGGGCGCAGGCTATGGCAGCGGGAGTGTATCCTTTTATCGTAGTAGGGCTTATCAAAGCATTCCTGGCCAGCTGGATAGGTATTACGGTTAGAAAACGTCTGGTGCAGGCGAAATTGATACAGGGCAGTCAAGAAGCGGCTGCTTAA